AACTTGTCCTCTGTCATATACAGGGCATAGGCAGATTCCTAAAATGGTATCATCCTCATGATCCATGAAAGATCTTCTCACCACTTTACTCTTCTATGTTCCATCCTCCCCATTAATTAGATCACAAACCTTAGCATCCACTGGGaggtttttttcttctcttttttttttttttttttggggggggggggggttgtttgGGGGATGGGGTTGTGTGGGGTTGGAGGATTACATTATATCGGGATGGGAATCCATTTATCATGCCACATGCTAATGCATCGCTCATTATGACCCAAATTAGCATACAGAAAATCACCATTCCGAAAGTACTTTCCTCAGAATACTTTATAGAAAAAtgagttcatttttttttttttgggagtttcCACCCTTGCTTAGCCAACAAAGCCAAGTTAAAGGCATGTAAATCTTTAAACCCCATCCCTCCTCTCTCCTAAGGAGCACATAACTGGTCTCAACTATGCCAAGTCATTCtcttttcatcctttttttttaccctGCCAAAAattccttagacaataacttaTCCATCCAACCAACAAGTTTATTGGAAACTGTCTCCTTTAGTTGTTGAAATGTATTCCTTTTGGAAAGGCATAATTGTCTTTGACATTTGGAAGAATATATGTTAAACCAAACATGCATTTTATGTTTTTCTAAGTTCACTGATAATATGAGGAAAGCACAATGCTTTGAAGTTAACATTTTGAAAAAATGCTAATATATGTCCCAAAATGATGACTTGTAAATTGTAATAGTAACAAGAAAGATGATGACTTACTGAAGTAAAAAATTTCCCTTTGACTAGAATCCTCAGAATCAGCCATAAATCTTCCGAGTCTATGAATCCTCTCTGGCTGTGGTTCCTCATCAGAGTAGCCTTTTCTGCTAGGTCCAGCCCCATCATCCCCGTCATTGCTTCGCTTATTTCTGAAACCTTCTGCAGCTGAATTGGAATGATCATTATGGAGATCACCCAGATCCTCATAGAGCATACTGTTGCTGCTACATTGTGCCATAGTTTGATTGGGATCCTCGATGTCTTGCTTGTATACCAAATGGAACCCAACTTTTTCCACCTCATATTCTGGGAAAGATATTTCAATCTCAAATTGATGAGCTCCATTCACATCAATTTGACTAAATGTTTCTCCCCAATTGGAGCCAGAATAGTGAGTGGACAAATAGAGCAACCAAAGGTGAGGTGATTCAACTTTACCATAATTTGTCATAAATCCAGAGTCTAGCATGGTAGGTGACTCAAATTTACCATAATTTATTGCAAAATCAGATTTTACTGGAACTGCCCCTCGAAATCCATGTACCTCAAAGGCACAACTGCTTTGATATGACCCGTTGGGTACAAAAACAATGCACAACGCAATTCCCATCAGCTCATCACACCCACAAGACGGCACTTGTAGTTGTATCTTCCATGTATGACCTGTCAACACTTGAAGCTTACTTCGAGGGGGACTTTTCAAAATAAACCTTGCAGGGCTAAACCCTTTTGGAATTTCACCTCCAGGAATAATAATCTCTAACATGTTTGGTAGTCTACCACTTTGTCCCTGAAAAAAACAAAGCATAATGTTTGTGAGTGAgacaaagagatagagagagagagagagagacctgaagCATGTTACTTCCACTTTGAATATTGTCAACCAATTTGAAGCAGTTGAGATACGTGAAAAGCAAACGGGAGGGACATGACCTAAGAGGATGATTTTGTAGTTCTGGCAATCTCTCCAGTGAAGTACAATTGTTTGCAATTACGAATACAATAGTTGATGGAACATTTTCCAATGATTGAAGCCTTTTGCAACCCTCTAAATGGAGTGTTTGAAGGTTAGAGAGTTGAGAGATGCCTTTAGGAAGggaaacaaaattatttccacATAGATTTAAGCGTGCTAAAGAAGACAAGTTGCCAATATCATTGGGGATTGACGAAAGATCGCAGTCACAAAGATCTAAGTATATTAAGGAATGCAGACCTGATAATGAAGGCAATAACAAGCCCACAGCAATATGACTCGTTGGCATggaattaaatgaaaataatgtttCTTTCAATCCATGGACAAGAAGttctttgagatttttaaggAGAACAATGGAGGAAGGAACTTCTTTTATAGAAGTTCCACTCAAATCAAGGAACTCCAAACCTTCAACATTCCCCAAATTCTCTGGCAACCTGTCAAATTTTGAGCATCCAGAAAGATCAAGAGAATTAAGCAACTTCAAACAACAAATGGTGCTAGGAAGACACACaaggtttttacaattttttagagACAATAAAGTAAGGCTTGTCAAATGTTCAATCGATGAAGGCAGCTCTTTAATAGCTGTTCCACTCAAATCAAGCTTCTCCAAACCTTCAACATTCCCTAGGTTCTCTGGCAAGTTGTCAAATTTTGAGCATCCGACAAGATCAAGAGAATTACCCAACTTCAAACTAAAAATGGAGTTAGGAAGACACACAagatttttacatttattaaaAGTTAGTAAAGTAAGGCTTGTCATATGTTCAATTGATGAAGGGAGCTCTTTTATAGCTGTTCCACTCAACTTAAGCACCTTTAGACCTTTGACATTCCCTAGGTTCTTTGGcaatttgtcaatttttaaGCACCAAGAAAGATCAAGAGATTCAAGCGatttcaaactacaaatggCGCTAGGAAGACACACAAGATCATCACAATATGCTAGAGATAGTGAAGTCAAGCCAATCAAGCCTTCAATTGATGAAGGTAGTTCCTTAATACCAGTGCCATCCAATTTCAGCTCTTGCAAGCATCCCATGTTTCCaacaaattctgaaattttctCGATGTCAAAGCAACCAGAAAGTTCAAGAGTCACGAGTGACTCCATTTCAAACTTTCTTGGAAGACAACTTAGTTTTCGACAACGTCTTAGATCAAGAAGAATAAGTTTTTTTAGAATCCCAATGGATGAGTGAAGCTCGTGTAACTTTGTGCAATTTGACAAAACTAATTTCTCAAGATTTGGCACTCTGGTGAAGTCAGGGGTTATGATTAGGTTTAAGGAGCTAGCCAAATCAATGAACTTCAACTTGTCAAAATTCtgataaaagaagaagaaaaaaagttagaaTAATTAGTTTCCTAGTGTTCGTTTATTGTGATTTAAAAGCAAAGTTGTTAACAAGCTTACCTTTATTCCTATCCAAAGATGTTCAATTTTGCTCTATTGTAAACAAAGTTGAACAAGCTCATCTAGCTGGAAACTTGATGGCAAAGATTTTGAATGATATGAAATCCAATCAAGAATTCTTAAATCATTAGGAAGATGTGTGGGGACACGGTGAATGCCACAAATTCTAAGAAATTTAAGATTCTCCATCTTCAAAAAGGCCTTAGGGTTCCAACGtgcctctttttcttcattataaGTACTTAAAATATCCATGGCTTGAATTGCTTATGTTCCCTAATAATCATGCAAAAttgcaaaatatattattagcataacaattcaaatttgaaatttgttgaaCAAAAAGATAGGGGAAAGAGATCAAATTCTCTACTTAAACTCCtaccttatttttttctaacaCTTTGTCAATGTCGTTATAAACCCATAGTCTACTCCGCTTCCCAGGATCATCAAGGCACTCTTGAAAAACTAGGTTCCTACCCATTTCTTCAAGTAAGTCATGCATCCACACCATATCGTCATACATAATTTTTAAGAGAGATTTATCAATGAGTTCCTCCAATCCAAGAACAGGGTAAAGGCCAAGAATATCTAGTTTTTCTACTACATGATCTTTCTTCTAATGATTAAAAAAGCATGCAATATGCAAGAATATTTCCTTTTGTGGCTTTTGTAGTCCATCAAAACTTATTTGAAGTACTTGGAGAATTACTTCCTCAGGAAATTCTTTGAGTCTCTCTAACACAATTTTCCATTCGACACTactttttccaaacaaaaaagaacccaaaacCTCAAGAGCTAAGGGAAGGCCACCAGCATACTTCAAAAAATGATTAGAGAGCTCTATATAATCATCAAGTACATGCTTTTTTCTAAAAGCTTTCGAGCaaaaaagctgaagagcatttTCATCATTCAATCCTTTAACTTCATATATTGTATCCACTCCATGTGCCTCCAACACATGCTTATCTCTTGCTGTTATGATAATTCTAGTGCCGGGACCAAACCAATCATGCTCCCCAGATaacatttttaattgtttcGATTTATctacatcatcaagaacaagaagaatctTTTTACGACTTAACCTACTCTTGATCTTGAGAACTCCGTCATACTCCTCTTCTATTTTCAAATCCTTATCCTTCAAAATGTCATCAATAATTTTCTGTTGTAGTGGAACACAAccataattttcaaaatttttcctaACATCCTCAATAAAACCACGAGCTTCAAATTCTTTAGAAACCATATGATAAACAACTCTAGCAAGAGTAGTCTTACCCATTCCCCCCATAGCCCAAATTCCTATGAAGCGAACATCATTTGACCCTACAGCTAAACACGACTCCAATTCCACCACTGGAGAGTATATTCCTACTAGGTCTTTGGTAATATATGGGAATGCATCATATTTCAAGTTAAGTGATATGCATCCCACAATTTCTTGGATATCTTGTGACTCAGGCCTGCAATTAAGAAAGTTCAATATACATTGAGTTTGAACCACCTATAggtaacaaaaaaacaaacaaacaaaaaaaatacatacttAATGTGCAATTCTGTTgactgaaagaaaaaaaatatgcgATCAGGACAAAATCGAAAGATGTACAACGAAACATGTAAATAGATCTACTTATAAGGTTCCAAATAGAGTCAATAAGTTATATATTTGAAGTGAGTCatttgaatatttaaaataaataaatatgccAAGTTGTGTTACCTAGTATCCTTTAAATGCCATCCAGCGAGGTTGCCCACTTGTCTCAGAGCAACTCTCCATTTCTCGACCCTCTCtttgttctcctttttttcatattcaacaaaaggCTGTTCAAaagttttcctttgttttcGTACATCAGATGGATCGACATAATGAAAAACAGGCAAAACTGTCATTCCCTTCTCTTCCTTGCAAAAAATGATGTGTGCAAGTTCATCCAAGCACCAAGTTGAAGATGCGTAGTCTTTTGAGAGAATGATTACAGCAAATTTGGATTCTTTTATGGCTTCCAACAACTCTGGTCCAATGGCTTTCCCTTTCTTAAGTTCTTCGTCGTCTCTAAAAGTGTGAATGCCTTTGCCTTTCAAAGCATTAAACAGATGATCCATAAAATTGTTGCGGGTGTCCTCGCCTCTGAAACTGAGGAAGACGTCATACTTCCTTTGAgcagtagaagaagaagaagaagaacttgGGAAAGAGGACGAGTCAGCTTCCATGCCCATTAAAGCCACTGGATATATAGATCTacatgtcccaaaaaaaaaaaaaaaaaatcaattagaagTTTAGAACTGAagaatgattaaaataataataataaatatgaaaaaataagaaactatTCGACTCCCAGCCTGAATTGAGCTCGTGGATTTTGAAAGTTCGTCGAATCGGAGAGAGTTGGAATTGAATCTATGAGAGAAATGGAATACCTTTTGGAACGCAGAGACTACTACTACTTGGAAGTGGCcttctttttgagaaatgtGACTTGTGAAGTGGTGTGGGAAATTTCCTGGAAACTTCTTCGTTTTTCAAGATTCGAGAATGTACAGTTGTCGACCCGACCCCATGTGACTGTGAGAGTCATCATAGGAGTCTATTCTACACCATAGCTTTTTTTATCAGCTAAaagttctttttaatttttattacccATTGCTTTTTTCACATTTACATTTCTTTTTGAACAGTAGAGGCTAGAGAGTTTATTTATAAAACCAATATAAAAACGTaatttacaaaacaaataaaaaagtttgcTATTTGCGAAAATCTGGCCAGCTACTATCTCCAATTTCGAACACAGGCAcaatttcaaaatccaaaatttccacTTCTCTCTTCTCAATTCACATTGTCTCATGCTTATTCACCTCAGAAGAATAAAGCCACTTGAATTCAGCCCTCCAGCTCCAAgccttagggtgtgtttggttcctgtaaaatattttctggtaaATACACATTTTCCAGAAATGCTAATTTccagaaaaggaaaatgtattcAGGCTGTTTGGCTGTCTTGGAAATCGTTCTACAGAAAATCAATTCCGATGTTTGGTTCGTCCAAACATTTTACGGAAATtgttttacggaaaatcaattccaGTGTTTGGTTCGTCCAAACATTTTACGGAAAATGctttacggaaaatcaattcccATGTTTGGTTAGGTCAAACATTTTACGAAAAATGAAATTcgttttttataaaaaatcaattccggtgtttggtttgtggatcattttacagaaaatataaaatgtgtTACAAATTCAAGCACCTGCATTATCTAGACAAACCTATAAGAGTACAAAACTAATCATCCacttcaacatcaaaaataatcattcaaattcaAGAACCTGGATTGACTAGACATATCTTTAACAGTACAAAAATAATCATCGacttcaacatcaaaaataatcatttgaatatacccataatatttatataaaaacgGCCACATCAATCGTTCACCTGAAATCATTACACCTCCATGGTGTACAAAAATGATACCTATTTGTGGTATCTGAACAGtacaaatacataatttgggCAATTGTATCGTCCCAATAATACAAAAGActacatatataatacaatGGTAGGTCAATACTAGTACTACAACAAAAGTTAATTCCTAAATCTACCATCACAgtcaaaatgaaataaacaaatcaaatttgTGAGAACAAAAACCCGTCTAACCACAACTTCCTCAACCTAGCATTCTTGGCTAGAAATCCACGAGCTGTCTTCTCATTTTCACAAAGATGGTCGAAGGCAGTTGCGAGCATATCTTCGCTATATCCATCCGCCATCATAGTCATTACCTCATTGTACAGAGCTGTGTAATCCATAGGGCCCCGATTGATTTCTTTCAGAGCCACAGCTATTTCCTTCAGCTGATCAGACAAATCAGTCAGCACACTATCATCAGCATTAGAAAGTGCACGCCCTCTTTTGCGG
The DNA window shown above is from Quercus lobata isolate SW786 chromosome 7, ValleyOak3.0 Primary Assembly, whole genome shotgun sequence and carries:
- the LOC115952927 gene encoding disease resistance-like protein DSC1 — protein: MESLVTLELSGCFDIEKISEFVGNMGCLQELKLDGTGIKELPSSIEGLIGLTSLSLAYCDDLVCLPSAICSLKSLESLDLSWCLKIDKLPKNLGNVKGLKVLKLSGTAIKELPSSIEHMTSLTLLTFNKCKNLVCLPNSIFSLKLGNSLDLVGCSKFDNLPENLGNVEGLEKLDLSGTAIKELPSSIEHLTSLTLLSLKNCKNLVCLPSTICCLKLLNSLDLSGCSKFDRLPENLGNVEGLEFLDLSGTSIKEVPSSIVLLKNLKELLVHGLKETLFSFNSMPTSHIAVGLLLPSLSGLHSLIYLDLCDCDLSSIPNDIGNLSSLARLNLCGNNFVSLPKGISQLSNLQTLHLEGCKRLQSLENVPSTIVFVIANNCTSLERLPELQNHPLRSCPSRLLFTYLNCFKLVDNIQSGSNMLQGQSGRLPNMLEIIIPGGEIPKGFSPARFILKSPPRSKLQVLTGHTWKIQLQVPSCGCDELMGIALCIVFVPNGSYQSSCAFEVHGFRGAVPVKSDFAINYGKFESPTMLDSGFMTNYGKVESPHLWLLYLSTHYSGSNWGETFSQIDVNGAHQFEIEISFPEYEVEKVGFHLVYKQDIEDPNQTMAQCSSNSMLYEDLGDLHNDHSNSAAEGFRNKRSNDGDDGAGPSRKGYSDEEPQPERIHRLGRFMADSEDSSQREIFYFREWIFRLLCWCARDKDNRDDE
- the LOC115951459 gene encoding TMV resistance protein N-like; this translates as MGMEADSSSFPSSSSSSSTAQRKYDVFLSFRGEDTRNNFMDHLFNALKGKGIHTFRDDEELKKGKAIGPELLEAIKESKFAVIILSKDYASSTWCLDELAHIIFCKEEKGMTVLPVFHYVDPSDVRKQRKTFEQPFVEYEKKENKERVEKWRVALRQVGNLAGWHLKDTRPESQDIQEIVGCISLNLKYDAFPYITKDLVGIYSPVVELESCLAVGSNDVRFIGIWAMGGMGKTTLARVVYHMVSKEFEARGFIEDVRKNFENYGCVPLQQKIIDDILKDKDLKIEEEYDGVLKIKSRLSRKKILLVLDDVDKSKQLKMLSGEHDWFGPGTRIIITARDKHVLEAHGVDTIYEVKGLNDENALQLFCSKAFRKKHVLDDYIELSNHFLKYAGGLPLALEVLGSFLFGKSSVEWKIVLERLKEFPEEVILQKKDHVVEKLDILGLYPVLGLEELIDKSLLKIMYDDMVWMHDLLEEMGRNLVFQECLDDPGKRSRLWVYNDIDKVLEKNKGT